AGACGCGCTTGCGGCGGCGGCCGAGGCGGAGCGCCTGCTGGGGGAGCTCGGCGACCTCTACGGTCAGGCCAGGCTGGGCGCCGTGGTCGGCGTGGTGCATACCCGCCTCGGCAACTACGACGAGGCGCTCGCCGCGCAGGAGGTCAGCTTGGAGCGCTTCAGGCGCCTGGGGGACCGGCAGGGCGAGGGTCAGGCGCTCATGTACGTGGGCGCCGTCCACGAGGCGCGCGGCAACTACGAGGAGGCCAAGCGCCTCCTGGGCGAGAGCCTGAGCATCTTCGAGGGGCTGCACAGCGATAGCGACTATGCTCAGGCGCTACTCATCTTGGGCATCGTCCACAAGCAGCTTTCCGAGTACGCGCAGGCCACCGATCTCTACAACCGCGCCCTCGAGCGCTACCGCGCTGCCGGCGACAAAGTCGGTGTCGCCCACGCGCTCAACAACCTCGGCACGGTCTACAGCGAGGTCGACGACTACGGCCGGGCGCTCGAGATCTACTTCGAGGTCCTCGCCACCGCCAAGGAGCTGAAGCACACGGGCATGGTGGGCGTCGCGCTGGCCAACATCGGCGAGATCTACGACACGCTCGGCGACTATCAAAACGCCCTCGGCTTTTTCGAGGAGAGCCTGGAGATCGACCGCTCGCTCGGCCACAAGCGCGACGAGGCCACGAGCTATGAGGTGATCGGCCACCTCCACGGCAGGCTGGGCGACTACACCCAGGCGCAGGCCTATCTGCTCAAGGCCTTGGAGCGCCGACGCGAGCTCGGTGACCGCCAGGGCGAGGTGTCCTCGCTGCGTCGCCTGGGCCAGCTCTACGGCACCATGAAAGGCAAGGCGCGAAGCTCGTTCGAGGACAGCCTCGAGCTGGCCCGGGCCATCGGCGACCGCCAGGGCGAGGTCGAGGCTATGCTGGGCTTGGCCGAACTCCTCATGGACACCCCCGAGGCCGCCGCCCACCAGCTCGAGAAGACTCTGGAGCTGGCCCAGGCCCTGGACCGCCGCCGCTACACCGCCGAGGCGCACCAGTTGCTTTCGCAAGCTCACGAGGCGCTCGGCCGCTTCGACAAGGCGCTGGCGCACTACAAGAGCTACCACGCGCTCGAGCGGGCGCTGCAAGAGGAGCGCAGCGGCAAGCGCGTCAAGAGCATGACCCTGCAACTCGACTTGGAGCGCGCCCAGCGCGAAGGTGAGCTCCACCGCCTGCGCACCGTCGAACTGGGCCGGGCCAACGAGGCACTCGAAGCCATCAACGAGAAAAACAGCGAGCTCCTGGCCAAGCTCAAGCAGCAGGCCGAGATCCTGGAAAAGCAGACCAAGGAGGACGCGCTCACCGGCCTCTACAACCGCCGCTACTTAGAAGAGCAGCTCGACTACAACTTCCGGCTGGCGCGGCGCCACCGCCGCAAGCTCACCGTGGCGATGCTCGACATCGACGACTTCAAAGAGATCAACGACGCGCTCTCGCACCAGATCGGCGACGAGGTCTTGAAGACCATCGCGGCGATCTTCAACAAGATGTTGCGCTCGACCGACATGAGCGCCCGCTACGGCGGCGAGGAGTTCGTCCTGCTCTTTCCCGAGACCTCGGCCAAGGACGGCGTCATGATCTGCGAGAAGATCCGCAAGGAGGTCGAAGGCTACGGCTGGTACCGGCTGCACCCCAAGCTGGTGGTGACCATCTCCGCCGGCGTCGCCGACGACCTCTCGGTCGACAACCACGAGAAGCTCCTGACCCTGGCCGACGACAACCTCTATCGCGCCAAGCGCGGCGGCAAGAACCAGGTGGTGGGCTGAGCAGGGGTCGGGGGTCAGGGTCAGGGTCGGGAGAAAGGCCTGGGTTCCGGCCTCAGCAGGCTTATGCTTGGCTGCGAGGGGGCTTGTTTAGCCAAGGCCACGTCACGGCAGCATTGTGTCTGGGGTGGGCGTTGTTTTGCGGAGGACTCTGTTAGCATTCTGGTGCAGGTTCGAAAACGGCACACGTCTTCTCTTATCTCCTTAGGCGGGTATCATGACGATTCTAGGCGCGGGCAACATCTTTAGCATCATCCGTGAGATCGACCTCTCCAAGACCAAGGCGGAGGCCGAAACGCGCTTCACGCTCCTGCTCACCGGTCAGGAGGACCTGGCTCGCGCGCTGGCGCTAAAGCTCAGTGAGGATTCGGGCAAGGCGGGTGTGCATCCCTGGCTGGTGGTGGACGAGCCCTTGGCGTCTTCGGCGCTCGGCCACTACGACCTGGCCCTGTTCGTGAGCGCCCGGCTCGAGCCGGGCGAGGAGGACAGGCGCAGGCTGCGGCATCTCCAGGAGGCCGGGGTGCCCGTTCTGGCGGTGGTGGTCAGCGATGAACTGAGCGACCGCGTCGGCGCCGAGGTGCCGCGGCCGCTCGAGCGCGCCCGGGTAGTCCTGCCCTCTTCGCTGGCGCCGCAGGACCTCAAGTCGCGGTTGCCGCCCGCGCTCTTGCAGGCGGCCGGGCAGCCGCTCAGACTGAGTCTGGCGCGACAGCTCCCGCTCCTGCGCAGGCCGGCCGTTCAGGACCTCGTCGAGGAGACCTCGCGCGCCAACGCGCTCTACACCGCTTCATCGGGATTCGCCAAGGTGGTGCCGATCCTAAACATCCCCCTCAACGTCGCCGACATCGTGGTGCTCACCAAAAATCAGCTGGTTATGGCTTACAAGATCGCGCTCATGACCGGCAAGAGCGGCGAGCCCAGGGACGTCTTGGGCGAGATCGTCGGCGTGGTCGGCGGCGGCTTCTTCTTCCGCCAGGTGGCGCGCGAGCTCGTGGGCTTGGTTCCGGTCATCGGCATCGTTCCCAATGTGGCGGTCTCCTACGCGGGCACCAAGGTGATCGGCCACAGCGTCTACACCTGGGCCTGTCAGGGCAAGAACCTGGACAGGGGAGAGCTCCGCCAGTTCTACCAGGAGGCGCTCGAGCAGGGCCGCCGGGTCGCCCGGATGCTCGTCGGCAGGCTGCGCCGCCGCGAGAAGGCCGCCTTGCCTCCACCTAGGGAAGAGGAGCCCAGGGAAGAGCCCAGGGAAGAGAAGCTCAACTGAGCGCAGTGACCGGGCAACCCCTCAGCCTGCCCGGTTCTTGAGCATGAGCCGCGCCAGCCCGGGCGGGTTGGAGACGGCGTGGCGGGCCTTGGCCCAGGCCTCCTTGACGGCCAGGTCCTCGGGGCTCAGCCGCGCGCTCTCGAGCCCGGCGTAGTCGCCGACCTCCTCGGCTTTGGCCTTCAAGAGGTCGTTCAAGACGTGGTGCAGGGCGTCACGGACCATGAGCCCCTCGCGCAGCATGTCTTGCATCTCCAACACCCGTGACACCAGTTCGGCGTGGCTCATCTCCTCGAGATCTTCTCTGCTGCGTTGCATCTTGCCTCCTGCCGATAGTCTAAACGCTTCCTTCGACCGCTACGGAGTTTGCTTTGCAGTCCAGTCTCGGCCGACCGTAGCGCTCTAGCTGGCGGGCGGCCTGGTGGCGGCGATGTCCAACATGCTCGCCTCGAGCGATAAGGGGCCGCTGACCGGAACCCTCAGCTGACCAGCACCTTCGCCTCGTACTCGGGCAGGTCCA
This DNA window, taken from Deinococcota bacterium, encodes the following:
- a CDS encoding diguanylate cyclase; amino-acid sequence: MRELEGQLRALEQEPNQRSKLDLKNELAWELCRQDAPRALALAEEAQRLAQELGDERGLAYGLITQSACYSLLSRYEDALAAAAEAERLLGELGDLYGQARLGAVVGVVHTRLGNYDEALAAQEVSLERFRRLGDRQGEGQALMYVGAVHEARGNYEEAKRLLGESLSIFEGLHSDSDYAQALLILGIVHKQLSEYAQATDLYNRALERYRAAGDKVGVAHALNNLGTVYSEVDDYGRALEIYFEVLATAKELKHTGMVGVALANIGEIYDTLGDYQNALGFFEESLEIDRSLGHKRDEATSYEVIGHLHGRLGDYTQAQAYLLKALERRRELGDRQGEVSSLRRLGQLYGTMKGKARSSFEDSLELARAIGDRQGEVEAMLGLAELLMDTPEAAAHQLEKTLELAQALDRRRYTAEAHQLLSQAHEALGRFDKALAHYKSYHALERALQEERSGKRVKSMTLQLDLERAQREGELHRLRTVELGRANEALEAINEKNSELLAKLKQQAEILEKQTKEDALTGLYNRRYLEEQLDYNFRLARRHRRKLTVAMLDIDDFKEINDALSHQIGDEVLKTIAAIFNKMLRSTDMSARYGGEEFVLLFPETSAKDGVMICEKIRKEVEGYGWYRLHPKLVVTISAGVADDLSVDNHEKLLTLADDNLYRAKRGGKNQVVG